In Desulfonatronum sp. SC1, the genomic stretch GACCGAGAGAGCTTCCCGTTCCCGCGGGCCGAAGTAGTAGGTGGACCGAAACTGCATTTCCAGTTGGGAGTCCAGGAAAAAGTTTCTGGTTTCCATGACCAAGCGGTGCATGCCATCTTCAAGACGCGCCTTGAACACCGGGTCGGAAAAGCCGGGGATCACGGCGGCCAGAAAGTAATTGCTCTGGACCGCGCCCCAGCGGACCGCCGTGTCGGAACGGATGCCCGGCAGCAGGTTCTTGTCCTTGCGCTCCTTTTCCAGTCCACCGATGTCGTAATACATGACCTGGGTCGGGGTGTAGCGGTCCTGGATGGCGCTCAAGGGTTCGCTGGCCATGGTGAAGCCGAGGGTGGCGCCGATCTGGTTGGGTGAGTGGTTGCGGACCTGAAGATGTTCCTCGATCAGGTAGTTGTCTCCAGTGAAACTGAAGGTGCGGACCAGTTCCAGTTGTCCGAAGCGGCCGGTAAACGACAGGGAGCCGCGTTCACCACGGGTAAGGTCCAGGTTATGCCCTTCGACGGTCCACTCCCCCTGCATCCATGTGGGTTGGTCGTTCCAGAGCAAGCCGAGAGGCCGCTTGCGCGGGTCAGGAGAGTCGACCAAGTCTACGAAAGGGGCGTTCGACTCGATGGTTTGGCGGTACTGAAGTAGCTTGAAATGTTCCAGCACCCCGCCCTCGGAGTTGAAAACCGCTTCGAAAAGCGGGCTGCGAACCGTGATCCGCTGTCCGCGGGGCGTCGCCGAGCCGATAAATCCCAGGTCGAGCGGTGTTTCCGGTTGGACGTCTGGCCCTGCTTCCGGTTCTCCCTCCGTTTGGTCCCTGGGAGCGATGGGTTGAGGAGCCAGGGCCGGGTCGATGGGCTGGATTTCCGGGAGCGGTCGTGTTTCTGGTCGGGACTCAGCGGTGGAGGAGTCCGGTTGCGGAGTTGGTTGCTGAGGAGGAGAGAACATCCAGCTCCAAAGGACCAGAAACAACAAGGAAACGGTGATTGCCAGGAAAGCTCTTTTGTGATCCATGATTCAGGAATTGGGGGGGTTGAGGTTTGCGACGGCCGACGGGGATGGAACAGCGGCGGGCCTATATGCCGTGGACCGGGGTTCCGGAACCGGGTCCAGCCCGCCTGCACAAAAGGGCTGGCAGCGCAGCAAGCGCCATGCGCTGAGCATGGTTCCCTTCACAAGGCCGTGCGTTTCCAGCGCATGCTTGGCGTATTCCGAACACGAAGGAATGAAGCGGCAGCTGGGAGGGAGAAGAGGGGAAACGACGAGTTGATACCCTCGGATCAGCAGGATAAGCAAGTAGCGCATGGCGATGAACGTAAGGTCAAGGTTGGGGCGTGACCCAGAGGGACCGTCCAGGGCGGGGCTCATCTCACAGAGGAGAGCCAGCGGTTGTCGACCCGGAATCCCGACGAACCCTCTGCATGACGCCTCGGAAATCCTTCTGGATGTCGGCAAGCTTGAGTGGGCTGATATTGATGCCTCGTTTTACGACCACGACGACATCAACATTGTCCGGGAACAGGTCACGTCCAAGGCGGAAGGCTTCGCGAGTTAAGCGCTTGATGCGGTTGCGCCGGACCGCCGTGCCGATTTTGCGGCCCGCGGCGATGCCCAGGCGCGGCCCCCGAGCCGGGCAGGGCGCGGTATCTGGCAGAAAA encodes the following:
- the yidC gene encoding membrane protein insertase YidC; this encodes MDHKRAFLAITVSLLFLVLWSWMFSPPQQPTPQPDSSTAESRPETRPLPEIQPIDPALAPQPIAPRDQTEGEPEAGPDVQPETPLDLGFIGSATPRGQRITVRSPLFEAVFNSEGGVLEHFKLLQYRQTIESNAPFVDLVDSPDPRKRPLGLLWNDQPTWMQGEWTVEGHNLDLTRGERGSLSFTGRFGQLELVRTFSFTGDNYLIEEHLQVRNHSPNQIGATLGFTMASEPLSAIQDRYTPTQVMYYDIGGLEKERKDKNLLPGIRSDTAVRWGAVQSNYFLAAVIPGFSDPVFKARLEDGMHRLVMETRNFFLDSQLEMQFRSTYYFGPREREALSVAPGNLLEALHYGWFDLIASPLIQVLNFFHGYVHNYGLAIILLTLVIKLIFFPLSQKSYKSMQQMKKLQPMMLKLREKHKDDRQKMNEEMMQLYKTYKVNPLGGCLPIAVQIPVFIALYQALMGAIELRHAPFITHVPFTDIIWLADLSARDPYYVTPIIMGATMFLQQKLTPAPGDPMQAKIMLFLPIIFTFLFLTFPSGLVLYWLVNNVLSIAQQWWVMREPAKS
- the rnpA gene encoding ribonuclease P protein component; the protein is MRVRAEFTQCYTKGRKYHSRYFLLFFLPDTAPCPARGPRLGIAAGRKIGTAVRRNRIKRLTREAFRLGRDLFPDNVDVVVVVKRGINISPLKLADIQKDFRGVMQRVRRDSGSTTAGSPL
- the yidD gene encoding membrane protein insertion efficiency factor YidD, coding for MSPALDGPSGSRPNLDLTFIAMRYLLILLIRGYQLVVSPLLPPSCRFIPSCSEYAKHALETHGLVKGTMLSAWRLLRCQPFCAGGLDPVPEPRSTAYRPAAVPSPSAVANLNPPNS